The Euphorbia lathyris chromosome 8, ddEupLath1.1, whole genome shotgun sequence genome has a window encoding:
- the LOC136203071 gene encoding IQ domain-containing protein IQM1-like, which produces MIEPTISLPELDAAAVKIQKIYRSYQTRRNLADCAVVVEELWRRASEFAALKRSSVSFYNIDEPETAVSRWERAGTRAAIVGKGLSEDERAHKLDLQQHWLQAIDPWRRTGHNLKFYYDIWFKSQTTQPFFYWLEVGDGKEVNLEKCPRSVLQSQCIEYIGENFVLV; this is translated from the exons ATGATAGAGCCAACAATCTCTCTTCCTGAGCTAGATGCCGCCGCAGTTAAAATTCAGAAGATTTATAGAAGTTACCAGACAAGAAGGAATCTTGCAGATTGTGCAGTAGTTGTTGAAGAACTCTG GCGGAGAGCTTCGGAATTTGCAGCTTTGAAGAGGAGTTCAGTGTCGTTTTATAATATCGATGAACCAGAAACAGCAGTTTCAAGGTGGGAAAGAGCAGGAACAAGAGCTGCTATTGTTGGTAAAGGTTTATCCGAAGATGAAAGAGCTCACAAATTAGATTTACAGCAACACTGGCTTCAAGCT ATTGATCCATGGCGTCGGACTGGTCataatttgaagttttattatgATATCTGGTTCAAAAGCCAAACTACTCAACCATTCTTCTACTG GTTAGAAGTTGGGGATGGTAAAGAAGTGAATCTAGAAAAATGCCCAAGAAGTGTTCTACAAAGCCAATGCATAGAATATATTGGAGAAAATTTTGTCCTTGTCTGA
- the LOC136202625 gene encoding IQ domain-containing protein IQM1 produces the protein MGLSLSLLYSAWEEIVRHSFFGLTYNINLSPKRIIIPLRSESFKKTTDSELMTKSVNSKTPTTTRSKNSINKKNCKPENVMLIRNLSFKDLILDSFKNTDSKSVNTPTKPPLSLPEPAILFSPRPVSELDAAAVKVQKVYKSYRTRRNLADCAVVVEELWWKALDFAALKRSSVSFFNIDKPETAVSRWARARTRAAKVGKGLSKDEKAQKLALQHWLEAIDPRHRYGHNLHFYYDVWFKSESTQPFFYWLDVGDGKEVNLEKCPRSVLQRQCIQYLGPNEREAYEVIVESGRLVYRQTRNVVDTIEGSKWIFVLSTTRALYVGQKKKGVFQHSSFLSGGATTAAGRLVAKNGILEAIWPYSGHYHPTEENFREFICFLQEHNVDLTNVKKCAIDDDSPSQAVLEEEEKAESVDNSQSNDAQKVFDKMPTKETTIPTKEESSEEERKTKAFEWPERLSRKWSTGAGPRIGCVRDYPSELQFRALEQVNLSPRIAPTPFGNYGPIPSPRPSPGVRVSPRLQYMGLPSPTPRTPRTPPAISVT, from the exons ATGGGTTTATCGCTGTCCTTGCTCTATTCAGCCTGGGAAGAAATCGTACGACACAGCTTCTTCGGTTTAACATACAACATTAATCTCTCCCCTAAACGGATCATAATCCCCCTGAGATCAGAAAGTTTCAAGAAAACTACGGATTCAGAATTGATGACAAAATCTGTCAACTCCAAAACACCAACCACAACCAGAAGCAAGAATTCTATAAACAAGAAGAACTGCAAACCGGAAAATGTAATGCTTATCAGAAATTTATCCTTCAAAGATCTAATTCTAGACTCATTCAAGAACACAGATAGTAAATCAGTAAATACTCCGACAAAGCCACCACTCTCTCTTCCTGAACCCGCCATTTTGTTTTCGCCCAGACCAGTGAGTGAGCTAGATGCGGCCGCAGTTAAAGTTCAGAAGGTTTATAAGAGTTACCGGACAAGAAGGAATCTTGCAGATTGTGCAGTTGTTGTTGAAGAACTCTG GTGGAAAGCTTTGGACTTTGCAGCTTTGAAGAGGAGTTCTGTGTCTTTCTTTAATATTGATAAACCAGAAACTGCAGTTTCAAGATGGGCAAGGGCAAGAACAAGAGCTGCTAAGGTTGGTAAAGGGTTATCCAAAGATGAAAAAGCTCAGAAATTAGCCTTACAACATTGGCTTGAAGCT ATTGATCCACGACATCGGTATGGTCATAATTTGCACTTTTATTATGATGTTTGGTTCAAAAGCGAAAGCACTCAACCTTTCTTCTACTG GTTGGATGTCGGGGATGGTAAAGAAGTGAATCTAGAAAAATGCCCAAGAAGTGTTCTGCAACGCCAATGCATACAATATCTTGGACCA AATGAAAGGGAAGCATACGAAGTGATAGTAGAAAGTGGGAGGCTTGTTTACAGGCAAACTAGGAATGTAGTAGATACAATAGAAGGATCGAAATGGATATTTGTACTAAGCACCACAAGGGCTTTGTACGTAGGGCAAAAGAAGAAGGGTGTGTTTCAGCATTCTAGTTTTCTATCTGGTGGTGCCACCACTGCTGCCGGAAGATTAGTCGCTAAAAATGGAATTCTTGAGGCTATTTGGCCTTACAGTGGTCATTATCACCCCACTGAAGAAAACTTCAGGGAATTCATTTGCTTTCTTCAAGAACACAATGTGGATCTCACCAATGTTAAG AAATGTGCGATTGATGATGACAGTCCATCACAAGCCGTcctggaagaagaagaaaaagctgAATCAGTTGATAACTCTCAATCAAATGATGCACAGAaggtgtttgataaaatgcccACAAAAGAGACTACaattccaacaaaagaagaatcatcagaagaagaaaggaagacaaaggcattcgagtggccAGAACGTTTGTCTCGCAAGTGGAGCACAGGAGCTGGACCTAGAATCGGCTGTGTCCGTGATTATCCATCGGAGCTCCAATTTAGAGCTTTGGAACAAGTCAATCTGTCTCCGAGAATTGCCCCTACACCTTTCGGAAACTACGGCCCTATTCCTTCCCCACGCCCCAGTCCAGGGGTTAGGGTTTCCCCTAGACTTCAATACATGGGACTCCCTAGTCCTACTCCTAGAACTCCTAGGACCCCACCCGCAATCTCCGTTACTTGA